In one window of Flavobacterium ginsengisoli DNA:
- a CDS encoding pectinesterase family protein, giving the protein MKKYPEWAVKNGTKVGAVEKKNVNYITVAQDGSGDYTKIQDAVYATPAFPYEKVTIFVKNGIYNEKVRIPEWNNNVILQGESKENTIITYDDNFSKIGLGRNSTFYTYTLLVEGDDFSASNLTIKNTSGEHGQAIALSVVANRAKITNCNLLGNQDTLYLSGKDTKQYFKNCYIEGTTDFIFGRATALFENCTIHSIKSSYITAASTPEGTPFGFVFKNCKLTANPEAKDVYLGRPWRIYAKTVFIDCEMGKQIKPEGWENWSKPEAERNAFYAEYNCSGEGFQPSKRVKWSHQLSKKEAGQYTIENILRDKIANWYLK; this is encoded by the coding sequence TTGAAAAAATATCCAGAATGGGCGGTTAAAAACGGCACAAAAGTAGGAGCGGTAGAAAAGAAAAACGTAAACTATATCACAGTAGCTCAAGACGGTTCTGGAGATTATACCAAAATACAAGATGCTGTTTATGCTACTCCCGCATTTCCGTATGAGAAAGTGACAATTTTTGTAAAAAACGGAATTTATAACGAAAAAGTCCGAATTCCAGAATGGAACAATAATGTTATTTTGCAAGGAGAAAGTAAAGAAAACACGATTATTACATATGATGATAATTTTTCTAAAATTGGTTTAGGAAGAAACAGCACTTTTTATACTTACACTCTTTTGGTAGAAGGAGACGACTTTTCAGCATCAAATCTTACCATCAAAAACACCTCAGGCGAGCACGGACAGGCAATTGCATTATCTGTAGTAGCAAACCGCGCCAAAATTACCAACTGCAACCTTTTAGGAAATCAGGATACTTTGTACCTATCTGGAAAAGATACTAAACAATATTTTAAAAATTGCTATATCGAAGGAACTACCGATTTTATATTTGGAAGAGCAACAGCTTTGTTCGAAAATTGTACGATTCACAGTATAAAAAGCTCCTATATAACAGCCGCTTCAACTCCAGAAGGAACTCCTTTCGGATTCGTTTTTAAAAATTGTAAACTCACGGCAAATCCAGAAGCAAAGGATGTTTATCTAGGAAGACCGTGGCGCATTTATGCCAAAACAGTTTTTATTGACTGCGAGATGGGGAAACAAATTAAACCAGAAGGATGGGAAAATTGGTCGAAACCAGAAGCAGAAAGAAACGCCTTTTATGCAGAATACAATTGCAGCGGAGAAGGATTTCAACCTTCAAAAAGAGTAAAATGGTCGCATCAGCTTTCTAAAAAAGAGGCTGGACAATATACAATAGAGAACATTCTAAGAGATAAAATTGCAAATTGGTACTTAAAGTAA
- a CDS encoding glycoside hydrolase family 88/105 protein: protein MCKSLSTKINLKKTVFVLLMLFGFKTIGQTPNDGEGKVIPYDLKWSERTALSILNKYPQAWQLDGNEKPKWDYKMGFVLSGFEKLYQKTNDKKYLNYIKEYVDGMIDSTGNIKKYDIKEYNIDCLNPGKLLFNLYGITKDSRYLNIIGQLRNQLESQPRTASGGFWHKQIYPNQMWIDGLYMAEPFYAQFTVKYEKGKSLDDIAKQFELVQNHIVDKKTGLVYQAWDESKEIAWADKQTGTSPTIWGRGIGWYMVALVETLDYFPKSHPKYKVLVSYLNQMAKNVNQYKSENGLWYQVADKPELYGNYVEPSASGMIIYAFAKGANKGYLSSSYKSTAKKSFDSFVKEFVKVDKKGEVNVLNVSSNVGLGGKPFRDGTNTYYLISKTKENGAIGLGAFLLAAIELEK from the coding sequence ATGTGTAAATCTCTTTCAACAAAGATTAATCTAAAAAAAACAGTATTTGTTTTATTGATGCTTTTTGGTTTTAAAACTATTGGGCAGACTCCAAATGATGGAGAAGGAAAAGTTATTCCTTATGATTTAAAATGGTCAGAAAGAACGGCTCTTTCAATTTTAAATAAGTATCCGCAAGCATGGCAGCTTGACGGAAATGAAAAGCCTAAATGGGATTATAAAATGGGGTTTGTATTGTCTGGTTTTGAAAAACTGTACCAAAAAACAAACGATAAAAAATACTTAAACTACATAAAAGAGTATGTAGACGGAATGATTGATAGTACTGGAAACATTAAGAAATATGATATTAAAGAATACAATATCGATTGTTTGAATCCGGGAAAACTGCTGTTTAATTTGTATGGCATAACAAAAGATTCGCGCTATCTGAATATTATTGGACAACTTCGAAATCAGTTAGAAAGTCAGCCAAGAACAGCAAGCGGAGGATTTTGGCACAAGCAGATTTATCCAAATCAAATGTGGATTGACGGTTTGTATATGGCAGAACCTTTTTATGCACAGTTTACTGTTAAATACGAAAAAGGAAAAAGTTTAGATGATATTGCTAAACAATTTGAATTGGTGCAAAATCATATTGTAGATAAAAAAACAGGTTTGGTATACCAAGCTTGGGATGAAAGTAAAGAGATTGCGTGGGCAGATAAACAAACAGGAACATCGCCAACAATTTGGGGAAGAGGAATTGGATGGTATATGGTTGCTTTGGTTGAAACGTTAGATTATTTTCCAAAATCACATCCAAAATATAAAGTTTTGGTAAGCTACTTGAATCAGATGGCAAAAAATGTGAATCAATATAAAAGCGAAAATGGACTTTGGTATCAAGTTGCTGACAAGCCAGAATTGTACGGAAATTACGTAGAGCCATCAGCGTCTGGAATGATCATTTATGCTTTTGCAAAAGGAGCCAATAAAGGTTATTTATCGTCAAGCTATAAATCAACAGCAAAAAAATCATTTGACAGTTTTGTAAAAGAATTTGTGAAAGTAGATAAAAAAGGTGAAGTAAATGTTTTGAATGTTTCATCAAATGTAGGTTTGGGCGGAAAACCATTCCGTGATGGAACAAACACGTATTATCTTATTTCCAAAACAAAAGAAAACGGTGCAATAGGCCTTGGAGCATTTTTATTAGCCGCAATTGAATTAGAAAAATAG
- a CDS encoding rhamnogalacturonan acetylesterase — MKKYIILTLLITTVSFAQKTTLYCIGDSTMANKKDPEKNPEHGWAQVLQPFFKENITVINKALNGRSTRSFINEKRWDSVYNKLKKGDYVFIEFGHNDQKIEDSARYTNPHTAYRYNLIKFVKESRDKGAIPILLTSISRRNFNEKGVLVPTHDDYPLETRLVAQEYNVPFIDLEYYTELLEQSYGPEKSKQLHLHFKAGENAFYDKDKADDTHLSLLGANKIAEIVINQIKLSNDPLLKNLKNGIK; from the coding sequence ATGAAAAAATACATCATCCTAACACTTTTAATTACGACAGTTAGTTTCGCACAAAAAACTACTTTATACTGCATTGGCGACTCCACAATGGCCAATAAAAAAGACCCCGAAAAAAATCCAGAACACGGATGGGCACAGGTATTGCAACCATTCTTCAAAGAAAACATAACAGTAATCAACAAAGCATTAAACGGACGAAGTACCAGAAGTTTTATAAACGAAAAACGTTGGGATTCCGTTTATAATAAACTTAAAAAAGGAGATTACGTTTTTATAGAGTTTGGGCACAATGATCAGAAAATAGAAGACTCTGCACGTTATACAAACCCACATACAGCATACCGATACAATCTAATTAAATTTGTAAAAGAAAGTAGAGACAAAGGCGCTATTCCTATTTTACTGACTTCAATTTCTAGACGTAATTTTAACGAAAAAGGCGTTTTGGTGCCAACTCATGACGATTACCCTTTAGAAACTCGATTGGTGGCTCAAGAATACAATGTGCCTTTTATAGATTTAGAATATTACACCGAATTATTGGAACAATCTTATGGTCCAGAAAAATCAAAACAGCTTCATCTTCATTTTAAAGCAGGAGAGAATGCCTTTTATGATAAAGACAAAGCTGATGATACGCACCTTTCATTGTTAGGAGCAAATAAAATTGCTGAAATAGTAATTAACCAAATTAAGCTTTCTAATGATCCTTTGTTAAAAAATCTTAAAAACGGAATTAAGTAA
- a CDS encoding glycoside hydrolase family 28 protein has translation MNLKYLFLILIASTCFAQNSDFPSVKVDSIVNRIKLPEIPSFQINVLKLGAKGDSVSDNKKAFDKAMALCKKNNGGTIIVPKGIYKINGPIHFVSNVNLKVEKGAKIKFSDNPKDYLPMVLTSWEGTMLYNYSPLIYANNCTNIAISGEGTIDGEGGKIWKTFKGKENEGKNRSREMNHNNVPLNERKFGEGYFLRPQMIQFLNCKNILVENIRIENSPFWCLHLLKSESITVRGISYKSLNHNNDGIDPEYAKDVLIENVNFDNGDDNVAIKAGRDHEGRSNTETPSQNIVIRNCNFKGLHGVVIGSEMSAGVQNVYVENCKTAGYLKRGIYLKTNADRGGYIKNIFANNIQLDQVEDCLYITANYHGEGKGYQSDISNVYFSNITCNKASESGIVIQGFADKKIKNISLKNIEIKEAKNALSNENAENVLMTDVFIGKRATVPTAVSKH, from the coding sequence ATGAATCTAAAATACCTTTTCTTAATACTCATCGCCAGTACTTGTTTTGCACAAAACAGCGATTTTCCGTCAGTAAAAGTCGATTCTATTGTAAACAGAATAAAGCTTCCAGAAATTCCTTCTTTTCAAATCAATGTATTAAAATTAGGAGCAAAAGGAGATTCTGTTTCAGACAATAAAAAAGCTTTTGATAAAGCAATGGCTTTGTGTAAAAAGAATAACGGAGGAACAATTATAGTTCCTAAGGGAATTTATAAAATCAACGGACCAATTCATTTTGTGAGTAATGTAAATCTTAAAGTAGAAAAAGGAGCTAAAATTAAGTTTAGCGACAATCCCAAAGACTATCTTCCAATGGTTTTAACAAGTTGGGAAGGAACAATGCTCTACAATTACAGTCCGCTTATTTATGCAAATAACTGTACAAACATTGCTATTTCGGGTGAAGGAACTATAGATGGAGAAGGCGGAAAGATATGGAAAACCTTTAAAGGAAAAGAAAACGAAGGCAAGAATCGAAGCCGTGAAATGAATCATAATAATGTGCCGTTAAACGAAAGAAAATTTGGAGAAGGCTACTTTTTAAGACCACAGATGATTCAGTTTCTGAATTGTAAAAACATATTAGTAGAAAATATCAGAATAGAAAATTCTCCATTTTGGTGTCTTCACCTTTTAAAATCAGAAAGCATAACAGTTCGAGGTATTAGCTACAAATCACTAAACCATAACAATGACGGAATCGATCCAGAATACGCTAAAGACGTTTTAATTGAAAATGTAAACTTTGATAACGGAGATGACAACGTTGCCATAAAAGCGGGAAGAGATCATGAAGGAAGGTCTAATACCGAGACTCCAAGCCAAAACATTGTCATTAGAAACTGTAATTTTAAAGGACTGCATGGAGTAGTAATTGGAAGTGAAATGTCGGCGGGTGTTCAGAATGTTTATGTGGAGAATTGCAAAACAGCAGGATATCTAAAGCGGGGAATTTATCTAAAAACGAATGCAGATCGTGGAGGATATATTAAAAATATATTTGCTAATAACATCCAATTGGACCAAGTAGAAGATTGCTTATACATTACAGCAAATTACCACGGAGAAGGCAAAGGGTATCAATCGGATATATCAAATGTATATTTCTCCAATATTACCTGTAACAAAGCATCAGAATCTGGAATTGTAATTCAGGGTTTCGCAGACAAAAAAATTAAAAATATATCATTAAAAAACATAGAAATCAAAGAAGCGAAAAACGCCCTGTCAAACGAAAATGCAGAAAATGTCTTGATGACAGATGTGTTTATAGGTAAACGAGCAACAGTGCCAACAGCGGTTTCGAAACATTAG
- a CDS encoding glycoside hydrolase 43 family protein, whose product MKNIKIILFLFCIIPFQKNTAQVWTSDNGDGTYTNPILHADYSDPDVVRVGDDYYMTASSFNCIPGLPILHSKDLVNWKIIGHALVKQPPFETYDRVQHGNGVWAPSITYHKNEFYIYYPDPDFGIYMIKAKKAEGPWSEPLLVKAGKGLIDPSPLWDTDGKAYLTHAFAGSRVQIKSLLVVCTMNPEGTVVNNDEVMVIDGHKDEETIEGPKFYKRNGYYYIFAPAGGVPTGWQTILRSKNVFGPYEKRRF is encoded by the coding sequence ATGAAAAACATAAAAATCATCCTATTCCTCTTCTGTATTATTCCTTTTCAGAAGAATACCGCACAAGTTTGGACATCAGATAATGGAGATGGAACTTATACCAACCCGATTCTCCATGCCGATTATTCAGATCCAGATGTTGTTCGCGTAGGCGATGATTATTATATGACAGCTTCCTCTTTTAATTGCATTCCAGGTCTTCCTATTTTGCATTCTAAAGATTTGGTAAACTGGAAAATTATTGGTCATGCTTTGGTAAAACAGCCGCCATTTGAAACGTACGATAGAGTACAACACGGAAATGGAGTTTGGGCGCCAAGTATTACTTATCATAAAAATGAATTCTACATTTACTATCCCGATCCCGATTTCGGAATTTATATGATTAAAGCTAAAAAGGCAGAAGGTCCGTGGTCTGAACCGCTTTTAGTAAAAGCAGGAAAAGGATTAATAGATCCTAGTCCGCTTTGGGATACAGACGGCAAAGCCTATTTAACTCATGCTTTTGCAGGAAGTCGTGTGCAAATTAAAAGTCTCTTGGTAGTTTGTACCATGAATCCAGAAGGCACCGTTGTCAATAATGATGAAGTAATGGTAATTGACGGACACAAAGACGAGGAAACAATTGAAGGCCCGAAATTTTATAAAAGAAATGGCTATTACTATATTTTTGCTCCTGCAGGAGGTGTTCCAACAGGTTGGCAGACTATTTTAAGATCGAAAAATGTTTTCGGACCTTATGAAAAAAGAAGGTTCTAG